ATATGCAACAGCCAAGAAAAGGGTAATatttctaaatgaaaataataataataatgaaaaacccttaaataaaatcaatcagaaacaaactaaaaaaaagtacattttaagtaattgtgtgttcaaaatacatttattccaATTGCTTAGAATCACCATAAATCAGTTTATTGTGAAAACAATTCAATGTATTCAGTCaaaagattagattagattaagctttattgtcattgtgcAGAGTACAAGTTAAAATATGGTTAGCTGTTGAACGTAAAATATAAGATTGAAACGAGATTTAttgaagaaatatatatatatagtcacgGTTGGTGTGTATTTAAAACGCATTATTAGTACTactattacataaatattaccCGTTTCATTTATGCATGACTGACAAATAGACATTACATAAGTGTATTAGACCTGTCCTATCTTGTTCACTCTGTAATGTAATAATGCTATAAGGATGAACATGATGTATCgttgtagttgttttttttagtgaaactcacgttcattgtgttgtgttATTAGAAATGGTGGCAACGCAGGATCAGATGAATCTGGCCATGCTGCCGGTGGAGCAGCGCGATTACTGTGCACACTACCTACTCAAACTCCTCAAGTGCAAGAGAGACAATTTCCCCAACTTCCTAGCCTGCAAACACGAGAGACACGACTGGGACAACTGTGAACATCAGGAGTAAGAAATACTGCTTAAGCCAGCACACTTTCAGACAAATCCACTCAATTAATTGCACTACTGCAGATGTAGGCAGTGTCACTGCTTTCTCTAAGATGGTTTGTTTTTAACGGGTTTCATATCAGCAGTTTGATGTTGCATCCTCAGGCTTGAAAATTCATATTTGCTTCCAATAGTAATTCCATTAAATTTGGCTTGAACGAAATtataattcctgttagattaaTTATTTAGATGAgcaaagtgttttgttttttttcattttcctgaataaatattattctTTCTAACATTTTCTATCATTCCAAAGCTTAATAATgtatcaattttaataatacaaatcttaaaagttaaaagattttaaattaattaaaacatcaattttaaatgatttattttattactaaagTCCTGTTTTGAAAGTGTAATTGTCAATAGGCCCACAACCAAATCATCATCACATTTCATTCAGTGGTGATTACCAGTTATGCCAAAAACAAACTATTTCTTTGCTTGctcaaacatatttttaaaaattcaccaAAACTAATTTTGTCTTATTGAGTTTCTCCTCTTCTTTGCAGTTATGTGATGAGGATGAAAGAgttcgagagagagagaagactgAACTTGAGGAAAAAGAGGATCGAGGCAAATGCAGCATAAATATCTCTCCCTCGTCTTCATTTCTCCATCagtttatgtgtatataaatagcTCTCTCAATAATAAAGATTATCTTGTGAGCTCTCAAAACACAAATGGAGCATTTTCTTAAAACACACAGCAGGGATGCAGACTTTTATCCAGAAACTGAACAGACTTATGTTGCAAAACCAATCTAGcagaatataataaaatgcaacacaCTTTTCTCAAATTCCACAGCATGTATTATGAATCTAAATGGACAAAGCACAAGCCAATgacagtgttttttattttatataaattgttaGGTTAACAAAACAGATCTAACATCTGCAGTCTGCGCCAAGTTGCCTTTAGCTTCACATGTAAGAATCGCACACAGGACACTTGTCTCTGCAGTGCTGAATACAGTCGCTGGTCTTCGACCGGTTCCTTCAGGTCCTCTTGTTAGTGTTTTGGTTATTGAGTGACAAGCAGAACAAAACATCTTTACTGAAGTCACAGCCATCGCTTTGTCAGTGCATATCAGAGATCTCAGTATATGTAGTGCACTCAAAATACAGAATAATTCCCAGCAGCTGAGCACAAACAAGATACAGAGGAGGAAATACTGTAATATATGTAGGACCAGTTCCCCTCAAAgcttgttaaagggatagttcatccaaaaattaaaatttacccACCCTCAAGTTTTTCTAAAATTCcttgagtttctttcttctgttgaacatagaagatatttagaagaatgttggtaacagttgctggtagccattgacttttaTGGAAAAACAttcaatggaagtcaatggctaccagtaACTATTTGGTTGCCAATATTCTTTTGTTTgtaacaacttgagggtgagtaaatgacgaaaaattgatttt
The genomic region above belongs to Onychostoma macrolepis isolate SWU-2019 chromosome 01, ASM1243209v1, whole genome shotgun sequence and contains:
- the ndufb7 gene encoding NADH dehydrogenase [ubiquinone] 1 beta subcomplex subunit 7; translated protein: MGSHLVRSYITERDTTPDPRKPSEYDPHLGFTERKEREMVATQDQMNLAMLPVEQRDYCAHYLLKLLKCKRDNFPNFLACKHERHDWDNCEHQDYVMRMKEFERERRLNLRKKRIEANAA